In Plasmodium malariae genome assembly, chromosome: 11, the following proteins share a genomic window:
- the PmUG01_11028800 gene encoding glutamate--tRNA ligase, putative produces MKFIFFLASLISIIEISAIELKGLKRSLYIIKENDKLHLLYHKKYKLSFILKNIKKNFCKYKIKCTEKNYDNENIHISVTIPRLRFAPSPTGFLHVGGCRTFLYNYILSKQMNGILIFRLEDTDMRRNTKESLDEIIKDLKWLNLSWDEGIDKGGNHGPYIQSQKIELYKKIAHDFVKQEKAYFCFCTKDELRQKKEKAKMMRKKYTYDQKCRNLNEEIINKYLRENKLYTIRFKSPYNRKIVLKDFLKNNIVDVVNEDFIILKSSYLPTYNFAASVDDHLMKISHVIRGVEHVSNTFKQIIILEALNAKIPQYAHIPIITNIDKKKISKRKNECLIKNLRNEGFKPECVVNYMATLGWGSVSKREFYTMDELIANFNIQVLNKSSVVFDMKKLKWMNRKYLLEQDMETYICEAEKYLIQNGVLTKRNSEFVELCISIFKNDVHTYKELKECITNVISYDYLGNHLNKDDSLLKSISVLLYKWFKENINNDNLEGAMDNDFDLLIQYIMKYSNLKKKEILLKIRFLLTFQRKGIPFILLINIWKSAKKNNVENYFSLKSRLQYLNSIYGT; encoded by the exons atgaaatttattttttttttggctaGCTTAATTTCAATAATTGAAATAAGCGCAATTGAGTTAAAAGGTTTAAAACGGtctttgtatataataaaagaaaatgataaattacatttattatatcataaaaagtataaattaagttttattttaaaaaatattaaaaagaatttttgtaaatataagaTTAAAtgtacagaaaaaaattatgataatgaaaatatcCATATTTCTGTAACTATACCTAGATTAAGATTTGCTCCAAGTCCGACTGGTTTTTTGCATGTAGGTGGGTGtagaacatttttatataattatatcttGTCAAAACAAATGAACGGAATTCTAATCTTTCGATTGGAAGACACGGACATGCGGAGAAATACCAAGGAATCATTagatgaaataattaaagacCTAAA ATGGCTCAATTTAAGCTGGGATGAAGGAATAGACAAAGGGGGTAACCATGGACCGTATATACAATCCCAAAAAATAGAACTTTACAA GAAAATAGCTCATGATTTTGTTAAGCAAGAAAAAGCATATTTCTGTTTTTGCACGAAAGATGAGTTACggcaaaaaaaggaaaag GCAAAAATGATGAGAAAAAAGTACACATACGACCAAAAATGTCGGAACTTAAATGaggaaataattaataaatatttacgaGAAAACAAGTTATATACAATACGATTTAAATCACCATATAACAGAAAAATTGTGTTaaaagattttttaaaaaataatatcgtCGATGTTGTAAATGAagatttcattatattaaaaagtagCTATTTGCCAACATACAATTTTGCAGCTTCAGTGGATGATCATTTGATGAAAATATCTCACGTCATAAGGGGTGTTGAACATGTTTCAAATACGTTCAA gcaaataataatactagaGGCCTTGAATGCAAAAATTCCCCAATATGCACACATACcaattataacaaatatagataaaaagaaaattagtAAAAGGAAGAATGAATGTTTAATTAAGAATTTAAG gaATGAGGGTTTTAAACCTGAGTGTGTAGTTAATTATATGGCTACCTTAGGATGGGGTAGCGTTTCAAAAAG AGAATTTTATACCATGGATGAACTTATCGCTAATTTCAACATACAAGTACTAAACAAATCTTCAGTTGTTTTTGACATGAAAAAACTAAAATGGATGAATAGGAAATACTTGTTAGAGCAAGACAtggaaacatatatatgtgaagcGGAAAAATACTTAATTCAGAATGGGGTCttaacaaaaagaaatagcGAATTTGTTGAGTTATGCAttagtatatttaaaaacgatgtacatacatacaaagaGCTAAAGGAGTGTATAACAAATGTTATTTCATATGATTATTTAGGgaatcatttaaataaagatGATTCActattaaaaagtattagtgttttgttatataaatggttcaaagaaaatataaacaatgaTAATCTAGAAGGTGCCATGGACAATGATTTTGACttattaatacaatatattatgaaatatagcaacttaaagaaaaaggaaattttattaaaaatacgtTTTCTTTTAACATTTCAAAGAAAAGGTATTccatttatacttttaataaacatatggaagtcagcaaaaaaaaataatgtggaaaattatttctctttGAAAAGCAGGCTTCAATATTTGAATAGCATATATGGCACATAA
- the PmUG01_11028700 gene encoding dynein light chain, putative encodes MEQTEVKKYLSKFEIKGICMNSENSEKIFKISLKAIKENKYEKDIASQIKMKCENDELLNKEILNDENNLNMIDNLKNENIGSWQCIVGKNFAFSINYQFNCMIYFKHKSSKLTILIYKSM; translated from the coding sequence atggaacaaaccgaagtaaaaaaatatttgtcgAAATTCGAAATAAAAGGTATTTGCATGAATAGCGAAAATAGtgagaaaatatttaaaataagcCTAAAAGCTATAAAGGAGAATAAGTATGAAAAGGATATAGCAAgtcaaataaaaatgaaatgtgAAAATGATGagttattaaataaagagATTTTAAACGATgaaaacaatttaaatatgatagacaatttaaaaaatgaaaatatcgGTTCATGGCAATGTATCGTTGGAAAGAATTTTGCCTTTTCTATAAATTACCAATTTAATTGtatgatttattttaaacataaatCTAGTAAATTaactattttaatatacaaatCTATGTGA
- the PmUG01_11028900 gene encoding elongation factor 1-alpha, putative: protein MGKEKTHINLVVIGHVDSGKSTTTGHIIYKLGGIDRRTIEKFEKESAEMGKGSFKYAWVLDKLKAERERGITIDIALWKFETPRYFFTVIDAPGHKDFIKNMITGTSQADVALLVVPAEVGGFEGAFSKEGQTKEHALLAFTLGVKQIVVGVNKMDTVKYSEDRYEEIKKEVRDYLKKVGYQADKVDFIPISGFEGDNLIEKSDKTPWYKGRTLIEALDTMEPPKRPFDKPLRIPLQGVYKIGGIGTVPVGRVETGILKAGMVLNFAPSAVVSECKSVEMHKEVLEEARPGDNIGFNVKNVSVKDIKRGYVASDTKNEPAKGCAKFTAQVIILNHPGEIKNGYTPVLDCHTSHISCKFVNIDSKIDKRSGKVVEENPKAIKSGDSALVSLEPKKPMVVETFTEYPPLGRFAIRDMRQTIAVGIIKAVEKKEPGAVSAKAPAKK from the coding sequence atgggaaaggaaaaaacacaTATCAACTTAGTCGTCATTGGCCATGTCGATAGTGGTAAATCAACAACTACTGGCCACATTATTTACAAATTGGGAGGTATAGATAGGAGAACGATTGAAAAATTCGAAAAAGAATCAGCTGAAATGGGTAAGGGAAGTTTCAAGTACGCGTGGGTGTTAGATAAACTTAAAGCTGAGAGAGAAAGAGGTATAACTATTGATATCGCGTTATGGAAGTTTGAAACACCAAGGTACTTTTTTACAGTTATTGATGCACCAGGGCATAAGgattttatcaaaaatatgATTACAGGTACATCACAAGCAGATGTTGCTTTGTTAGTTGTTCCAGCTGAAGTAGGTGGATTTGAAGGTGCATTTTCCAAAGAAGGTCAAACGAAAGAACATGCGTTGTTAGCATTTACCTTAGGTGTAAAGCAAATTGTTGTTGGTGTTAATAAGATGGATACTGTTAAATATTCAGAAGATAGGTATGAAGAAATTAAGAAAGAAGTAAGagattatttaaagaaagtGGGTTATCAAGCAGATAAAGTGGATTTCATTCCAATATCTGGCTTTGAAGGTGATAACTTAATTGAAAAGTCAGATAAAACACCATGGTATAAGGGAAGAACACTTATTGAAGCATTAGATACTATGGAGCCACCTAAAAGACCATTTGACAAGCCATTAAGAATCCCTCTTCAAGGTGTGTATAAAATTGGTGGTATTGGTACTGTTCCAGTTGGTAGAGTTGAAACAGGTATATTAAAAGCAGGTATGGTGTTAAACTTTGCTCCCTCAGCTGTTGTATCCGAATGTAAATCAGTTGAAATGCATAAGGAAGTGTTAGAAGAAGCAAGACCAGGTGATAACATTGGTTTTAATGTTAAGAACGTATCAGTAAAGGATATTAAAAGAGGATATGTTGCTTCAGACACTAAGAATGAACCAGCGAAAGGATGTGCAAAATTTACGGCACaggttattatattaaatcaCCCTggagaaattaaaaatgggTATACACCTGTGTTAGATTGTCATACATCTCATATATCGTGcaaatttgtaaatatcGATTCGAAAATAGATAAACGTTCGGGAAAAGTTGTTGAAGAGAATCCTAAGGCTATTAAATCAGGGGACTCAGCTTTAGTTAGTTTGGAACCAAAAAAACCTATGGTTGTTGAAACATTTACAGAATATCCACCATTAGGAAGATTTGCAATTAGAGATATGAGACAAACAATTGCTGTTGGAATTATCAAAGCAGTAGAGAAGAAGGAGCCAGGTGCCGTATCTGCCAAAGCACCGGCAAAGAAATAA
- the PK5 gene encoding protein kinase 5, putative: MEKYHGLEKIGEGTYGVVYKAQNNYGETFALKKIRLEKEDEGIPSTAIREISILKELKHSNIVKLYDVIHTKKRLILVFEHLDQDLKKLLDVCDGGLETITAKSFLLQLLNGVAYCHEHRVLHRDLKPQNLLINREGELKIADFGLARVFGIPVRKYTHEVVTLWYRAPDVLMGSKKYSTPIDMWSVGCIFAEMVNGRPIFPGVSETDQLMRIFRILGTPNPQNWPNVIELPKYDPNFTVYEPLPWESFLKGLDETGIDLLSKMLKLDPNKRISAKEALEHAYFKENN, translated from the exons atggaaaaatatcATGGCTTGGAAAAAATTGGGGAAGGTACATATGGTGTGGTTTACAAAGCTCAAAATAATTATGGTGAAACATttgcattaaaaaaaataagattagAAAAGGAAGATGAAGGGATTCCTTCAACAG CTATAAGGGAAATTAgcattttaaaagaattaaaacattcaaaTATAGTTAAGCTGTATGATGTCatacacacaaaaaaaagactAATATTAGTTTTTGAGCATCTCGATCAAGATCTTAAAAAACTTCTAGATGTTTGTGATG GGGGGCTTGAAACAATAACGGCGAAATCATTTTTGCTACAACTGCTAAATGGTGTAGCTTATTGCCATGAACATAGAGTTTTGCACCGTGATTTGAAACCTCaaaatttgttaataaaTAGAGAAGGGGAATTAAAGATTGCAGATTTTGGACTTGCCAG AGTCTTTGGGATACCTGTGAGAAAATACACACACGAAGTAGTAACATTATGGTATAGAGCACCGGATGTTTTAATGggatcaaaaaaatattcaactCCAATTGATATGTGGAGTGTTGGATGTATATTTGCTGAGATGGTAAATGGTAGACCGATTTTTCCAGGAGTATCTGAAACTGATCAGTTAATGAGAATATTTAGAATTTTAGGTACGCCAAATCCACAAAATTGGCCAAACGTGATTGAACTTCCCAAGTATGACCCGAATTTTACCGTTTATGAACCCCTGCCATGGGAATCATTT TTAAAAGGACTAGACGAAACAGGAATAGACTTACTCTCAAAAATGTTAAAGCTTGACCCGAATAAAAGAATATCTGCCAAAGAAGCTTTAGAGCACGCTTactttaaagaaaataattaa
- the PmUG01_11029000 gene encoding elongation factor 1-alpha, putative encodes MGKEKTHINLVVIGHVDSGKSTTTGHIIYKLGGIDRRTIEKFEKESAEMGKGSFKYAWVLDKLKAERERGITIDIALWKFETPRYFFTVIDAPGHKDFIKNMITGTSQADVALLVVPAEVGGFEGAFSKEGQTKEHALLAFTLGVKQIVVGVNKMDTVKYSEDRYEEIKKEVRDYLKKVGYQADKVDFIPISGFEGDNLIEKSDKTPWYKGRTLIEALDTMEPPKRPFDKPLRIPLQGVYKIGGIGTVPVGRVETGILKAGMVLNFAPSAVVSECKSVEMHKEVLEEARPGDNIGFNVKNVSVKDIKRGYVASDTKNEPAKGCAKFTAQVIILNHPGEIKNGYTPVLDCHTSHISCKFVNIDSKIDKRSGKVVEENPKAIKSGDSALVSLEPKKPMVVETFTEYPPLGRFAIRDMRQTIAVGIIKAVEKKEPGAVSAKAPAKK; translated from the coding sequence atgggaaaggaaaaaacacaTATCAACTTAGTCGTCATTGGCCATGTCGATAGTGGTAAATCAACAACTACTGGCCACATTATTTACAAATTGGGAGGTATAGATAGGAGAACGATTGAAAAATTCGAAAAAGAATCAGCTGAAATGGGTAAGGGAAGTTTCAAGTACGCGTGGGTGTTAGATAAACTTAAAGCTGAGAGAGAAAGAGGTATAACTATTGATATCGCGTTATGGAAGTTTGAAACACCAAGGTACTTTTTTACAGTTATTGATGCACCAGGGCATAAGgattttatcaaaaatatgATTACAGGTACATCACAAGCAGATGTTGCTTTGTTAGTTGTTCCAGCTGAAGTAGGTGGATTTGAAGGTGCATTTTCCAAAGAAGGTCAAACGAAAGAACATGCGTTGTTAGCATTTACCTTAGGTGTAAAGCAAATTGTTGTTGGTGTTAATAAGATGGATACTGTTAAATATTCAGAAGATAGGTATGAAGAAATTAAGAAAGAAGTAAGagattatttaaagaaagtGGGTTATCAAGCAGATAAAGTGGATTTCATTCCAATATCTGGCTTTGAAGGTGATAACTTAATTGAAAAGTCAGATAAAACACCATGGTATAAGGGAAGAACACTTATTGAAGCATTAGATACTATGGAGCCACCTAAAAGACCATTTGACAAGCCATTAAGAATCCCTCTTCAAGGTGTGTATAAAATTGGTGGTATTGGTACTGTTCCAGTTGGTAGAGTTGAAACAGGTATATTAAAAGCAGGTATGGTGTTAAACTTTGCTCCCTCAGCTGTTGTATCCGAATGTAAATCAGTTGAAATGCATAAGGAAGTGTTAGAAGAAGCAAGACCAGGTGATAACATTGGTTTTAATGTTAAGAACGTATCAGTAAAGGATATTAAAAGAGGATATGTTGCTTCAGACACTAAGAATGAACCAGCGAAAGGATGTGCAAAATTTACGGCACaggttattatattaaatcaCCCTggagaaattaaaaatgggTATACACCTGTGTTAGATTGTCATACATCTCATATATCGTGcaaatttgtaaatatcGATTCGAAAATAGATAAACGTTCGGGAAAAGTTGTTGAAGAGAATCCTAAGGCTATTAAATCAGGGGACTCAGCTTTAGTTAGTTTGGAACCAAAAAAACCTATGGTTGTTGAAACATTTACAGAATATCCACCATTAGGAAGATTTGCAATTAGAGATATGAGACAAACAATTGCTGTTGGAATTATCAAAGCAGTAGAGAAGAAGGAGCCAGGTGCCGTATCTGCCAAAGCACCGGCAAAGaaataa
- the PmUG01_11028600 gene encoding conserved Plasmodium protein, unknown function translates to MNRYIAKLKTFNNRNDENVNEPNAHEKEDKGKEKKEELFEKGSNNSRKDKLRVLSRGLNIKNVNKLYDDNELNENCLSAKIRLKKKKIIMDSSSEEEQVNNRNGKLEEEREYKKKKNDHTNKKKRIVRLSDNLQGNTSKFNEYINTSIMFEKSNDNIFAKTDTRKMLTSKKVINKDFQLANKINETEEYSEKGQHDLLYSFYTHKAHRNKNNNSSNNSSNNSSNNRSNNSSNNSSNNRSNNSSNNSSNNIMNKNSCEKNNITRGNKTNRYILTSNSEIIKQNDTSNNGSNKSRRIAQNKNNTSFVNLFSENESSESAEKESNNDQNINNINDTEEKKKKKRKRKKNTKKMKKKLLTSNKKNNNPCSADSDYSYYSNNYDYSNYYEHTEDNSLDETNASYDSENEEQNQSEEYALHLQIYNEQNLFNEDFHFNSLSVKKSIKLYIEFITLSLLSPSFQYDANYFKISKNVSNLENILKENYSNMHKQFEKKKSLQDCYNYSIGSTDKVKEKTKKQKHKMKRNNKEKKKKSLKKLFRCITDSENSYEKKECDQSKLHNDDSKASEEKMKNQNNKRKKKKKKYILSDSSSSITEVEQSSEKKIKKKKNRNIEKSTSEVYVKLSIEEEGNRKDYFEEILEITQSDSEGKMEDRQDLGSKGDKEGVGSTQQGSEHNAQRSISSEYESEEENENADNDECDGYDSGEYEDDDFLEDENEDHDSFINTSSDEREYAFNYSKRIKKKLMEELNDNVIHDILNDEMLKIYEFVKKEENFNNYDFLKMICKISKKKSSNHYNRCIQKIENKILSKRDQFESHPFETNFKNILKNYANIFIFYSEYNKIYCCCCNRKLNAAYPVFFIKPFYNSSDLWNNCFFNFMKVNNFKCFGNMCQNTTLYSPLDISNNSSINTEDEWKMKEIKESNRLFIKNQNEKGRRNLLVRINNYSDIDGHTIMNNEKFILNHLQQNEESNGYRYIGNMDEKRLKRKRKNFKGNYEFLYKGNECNENNLNFILKDVCESFTTLSENYIDRDILVLQLGSYCVSTVYYWHVFHHYKFFFTKYIYMNLLNLYNKNKYLFREPLLLAYILSRKLSKELYRDFKILMNIDISQIQHKLNESDSIIR, encoded by the exons atgaacaGATACAtagcaaaattaaaaacttttaataatagaaatgatgaaaatgtaaatgaGCCAAATGCACACGAGAAAGAAGACAAAGGTAAAGAGAAGAAAGAAGAACTATTCGAAAAGGGATCAAACAATTCAAGAAAAGATAAATTGCGTGTGCTCTCTAGAggattaaatattaaaaatgtaaataaactatatgatgataatgaattaaatgaaaattgttTAAGCGCAAAAATtcgattaaaaaaaaaaaaaattattatggaTAGCAGTTCTGAAGAGGAACAAGTAAACAAcagaaatggaaaa ttagaAGAAGAAagggaatataaaaaaaaaaaaaatgatcatacgaataaaaagaaaagaattgTGCGTTTAAGTGACAATTTACAAGGAAATACATCAAAATTTAATGAGTACATTAATACATCTATTATGTTTGAAAAAAGCAACGATAATATTTTTGCCAAAACAGATACGAGAAAAATGTTAACAAGCAAAAAAGTCATAAATAAAGATTTTCAACTAGCCAATAAAATTAACGAAACCGAGGAATATAGTGAAAAGGGCCAACATGATTTGTTATATAGCTTTTACACTCACAAAGCTcacagaaataaaaataataatagcagtaataatagcagtaataatagcagtaataatagaagtaataatagcagtaataatagcagtaataatagaagtaataatagcagtaataatagcagtaataacattatgaacaaaaattcatgtgaaaaaaataatatcactaggggaaataaaacaaatagatATATCCTCACCTCTAATTCAGAAATTATCAAACAAAATGATACGTCGAATAATGGAAGTAATAAAAGCAGAAGAATTgcgcaaaataaaaataacacatCATTTGTAAATCTTTTTAGTGAAAATGAATCAAGTGAAAGTGCAGAGAAGGAAAGTAATAATgatcaaaatataaacaatattaatgacacagaagaaaagaaaaaaaaaaaaaggaaaagaaaaaagaatacaaagaaaatgaaaaagaaattattaacaagtaataaaaaaaataacaatccATGCTCTGCAGATTCTGATTATTCctattattcaaataattatgattattctaattattatgaacataCGGAGGATAATTCACTTGATGAGACAAATGCATCATATGATAGTGAAAATGAAGAGCAAAATCAATCAGAGGAATATGCATTACAtttgcaaatatataatgaacagaatttatttaatgaagattttcattttaactCCTTAAGTGTGAAAAAATCAATTAAATTGTACATAGAATTTATTACACTTTCTTTATTATCGCCCAGCTTTCAGTATGATGCCaactattttaaaatttctaagAATGTAAGTAAcctagaaaatatattaaaagaaaattattcgAATATGCATAAAcagtttgaaaaaaaaaagtctcTTCAAGactgttataattattcaatTGGTTCGACTGATAAAGTAAaggagaaaacaaaaaagcaaaaacataaaatgaagaggaacaataaagaaaaaaaaaagaaatccttaaaaaaattgttccGTTGTATTACTGATAGCGAAAATAGctatgaaaaaaaggaatgcGATCAGAGTAAACTTCATAACGATGATTCTAAGGCTAGTGaagagaaaatgaaaaatcaaaataacaaaagaaaaaaaaaaaaaaaaaaatatatattaagtgaTAGTTCTAGCTCAATAACGGAAGTTGAACAATCAAgcgaaaagaaaataaaaaaaaagaaaaatagaaatatagaaaaaagcACTAGTGaagtatatgtaaaattaagCATAGAAGAAGAGGGTAATCGAAAGGATTATTTTGAAGAAATTTTGGAAATTACACAATCTGATAGTGAAGGAAAAATGGAGGATCGGCAAGATCTGGGATCAAAGGGGGATAAGGAAGGCGTAGGAAGTACGCAGCAAGGCTCAGAACATAATGCACAACGAAGCATCAGTAGTGAATATGAGAGTGAAGAAGAGAATGAGAATGCGGATAATGATGAATGTGATGGATATGACTCCGGCGAATATGAAGATGATGATTTTCTTGAAGATGAGAATGAGGATCATGATAGCTTTATAAACACGTCGAGTGACGAAAGGGAATATGCTTTTAATTATAgcaaaagaattaaaaaaaaattgatggaagaattaaatgataatgttatccatgatattttaaatgatgaaatgctaaagatatatgaatttgttaagaaagaagaaaattttaataactatgattttttaaaaatgatttgTAAAATAAGTAAGAAGAAATCAAGCAATCATTATAATAGAtgtattcaaaaaatagaaaataaaattttatcaaaaagGGACCAATTTGAATCTCATCCTTTtgaaacaaattttaaaaatattttaaaaaattatgcaaacatctttattttttattcagaatacaataaaatatattgctGCTGCTGTAATCGGAAATTAAATGCTGCATACCccgtattttttattaaaccgTTTTATAATTCATCCGATTTATGGAATaactgtttttttaattttatgaaagtaaataattttaagtgCTTTGGAAATATGTGCCAAAATACTACTTTATATAGTCCACTTGATATATCGAATAATAGTAGCATAAATACAGAGGATGAATGGAAAATGAAGGAAATTAAAGAGTCTAAcagattatttattaaaaatcagaatgaaaaaggaagaagaaatttattagtacgaataaataattacagCGATATAGATGGTCATACAATtatgaataatgaaaaatttattctgAATCACTTACAACAAAATGAAGAGTCCAATGGTTATAGGTATATTGGTAATATGGACGAAAAGCGGTTAAAaaggaagagaaaaaattttaaagggaattatgaatttttatataagggAAATGAGtgtaatgaaaataatttaaattttattttaaaagatgtATGTGAAAGTTTTACAACTCTGtctgaaaattatatagataGAGATATATTAGTTTTACAGTTAGGTTCCTATTGTGTATCCACTGTATATTACTGGCATGTATTTCATCATTATAAGTTTTtctttacaaaatatatttatatgaatttattaaatttatataataaaaataagtactTATTTAGAGAACCTTTATTGttagcatatatattatcaagAAAATTAAGTAAGGAGTTATATAGAGATTTTAAAATACTTATGAACATAGACATATCTCAAATACAACATAAACTAAATGAGTCTGATTCCATTATAAGGTAA